TTACATTCCTCAAGGGGTATCCATTTATGAACAAAGTATCGTTGAAGAAGATAAAGTAGTTCATGTTGTAAATAAAAAAACAAAAAAAATAATAAATAAAACTATAAAAATAAACAAGGCGGTTTACCTCCCCAAAAAACAAGATAACGGGACAGATATAACGGTTGGCCAGAATATATATGTTGAGATGGCCTTTGATAAAGGGAAATGTAAATTCATAAGCTACGATGCGGACGGAAAACCTTTAGCCGGTGATCCTGTTATTACAAAAGGGGATAGTTCTTATACAGACACGGTGCATGAATATAATTTATATAAGGCCTCTTTAGCGCTTTATCCTTATAAACCTACAGCTGGCTTCGAGATATTACGATTTGGTCGTGTTATTGGGGATGAAGATCTTGCAGAGCCTGCAACCGTTACGCATTTTAGAGAAATTCAAACACCTAAAGGGAAATATTGGGTTGATTTAAATAAATCCTATATCAAGAAATACAGTGATGCAGATTTCCCGTATTGGAAAGGTTGGGGGGTAGTCAATGATGATACTGATGGGGATGGTCGTTGTGATTCAAAAATTATTGGTTCTATTGTATCTGCTAAGGAACAATATGATAAAAGAGCAATGTCCAAATATGGTGCTTATGGTAAGGTTATAGCAAATGATAAAAAAGCTGATTATTTATTGAAAGAAAATGCTTTAGCTAGTGATGTTGTTCAGAAAAAATTAAAAAGGATATTTTATAAATTTCCCACAGAATGGAGTATGGATAAATTTGATGAACGTTATGTTTGGGTAAAAAAAGATCATTTTGCCAATGATGATCAAAAATTCGCTAATTTTAAAGCACATGTTCAATCCTTAGCTTTCTGGGATGAAGCAGGTATCCCCATCGATAAAAACCATTGGCATTTTCCACCTATCGAGTTCATTAAGCATTTTAGAAAATGTAGCTGGTTGAGCAAGTATGAAATCAGGCAAATTATTCCAAAACAGGTTATTCGACAAAGTGGTAAAAAATATTATTGGGAAAGTAATCGTCATAATGATTTTTTAAATGATATTTATGTCAATCTAAATAAAACATTACGTAAATATTGTATTATAACCCCGTTAAGAATAGCTTCTTTCTTAGGAAACTCTATTCAAGAAACTACATGGTTTTCTTCTTTAGCAGAGGGCAATGGTGAGAATACACGCTATGCTCCATATTATGGTAGAGGTTTGTTGCAATTAACTTGGGAGGATAACTATAAAATATATGCGACATTTATAGGAGCTTCTAAAAATTATGACGATTTATTATCTCCTTTAAAAGATCCAGCGGAATTAAAAGCTGCTGATTCTGGGGGGGTATATTGGGCATTAAAGAATGCCAATCAATACGTAGATGAGAAATCACATACATTAGAACGAGTAGCACAACCATGTGTTAGCTATGTTCGTAAAGGTGTAGATAAGAGTGCAGGAACCCATATTTATTATCGTAGTGAAGCATTCTGGGGAGCGGCCTGTATAGTAAATAGGGGTGATGTTGGAACGCCAATATATAATCCAAAATCTATTAATGGTTTTCCAGATCGTTGTTGTGCTTATAGTTTTGGATTGGCTATTTTGACAGAAATGAAATTTTCTGATGCACAAGGGAAATTATTAGAGTTTCCAGAGGACCGTAAACAACGAGGTATTAAAGAGGAACGTTAATCTATGAAAATGCGATATTTTATAGTTTTGTCTATTAGCCTAATTTTTTCGATAGCATCAGCTCAAGAAACTACTCAAAAAAAAGAAGATACTAAAACATACACAATTGATTATAGTAATCCTACAAAGAAAAAAAATGTTAATGATTGTGGCATAATTACAATGGAAACCCCTCAATGGGGGCGTATTAGTAAGAATTTTATTAATATATATAAACACAATTCTAGTAATCACAAGTTTATATATACTGAACTTAACACAATTACTTATTTTAATTTTCATTGTTATAGTAAAGATATTGAAATAAGTAATCAATATGTAAAATATAACTTAGAAAATAATCAATGGTATATGCCACTTGATGTACAAAAAGAAACAACAGCTATTACTGCTCAGAATGACAACGGTCTTATTGTTAAAGCTTTTCATTTTTATCCAATAAAAGGAAAAAATAGTTCTGGATGGTTATATACATTAGTTTCTAATGTTAGTAGCGATAATCCAAAAATGAGTGATGGCACTAAAACAGCAGATTTTTGTCTATATAATAATAGTAAAACAAAAAGTATTTGTGGGCATGGTTATGTTCAATTTGTTCCCTTAAAAAAGAATGGAGATATCGATATTAATAAGGCAGATTATACTCCTTACTTAATTCAAATTCTTGAAACGCTTAAGTTTGAAGAAGATAAATAGTTTTCTAAAATACCTCATTTAATGAATTAGTATATTTTTATCTGTAAACTCCTTTATTGTAGAGTTTGCAGATATTTATTTAATTACACTCTAAAAAATACATTTGCATAAATACAAAAATCATTGAAATCCGTATTTATTTAAGTTGATTTATTTAAGAATAGAGTTCAACAGATAAATATCTTAGACTTAAAAGAATACGGTTTTAGAGTTTATATCAACGAGCTTGTGTTTCTGTGTAAAAATTACAATATCATTCTCAAGATCATAGGCGACATTATAATCTGGTAATTCATTTGTTGTTACTAGAGATTTGATTGACCATCTAAAGACTTTTAACTTTTGACTACTACCAGTCTTTTTTAATAGTAACTCCAAACCTATTTTCCATTCTTTTTGGCTTCCGCAATGTTTGCGAGCTAACTCATAGATACGACGATCTAGCGGTTTTCTAAGTCTGAAATAGTCTGGACTAATCGTTAAGACTTGATTAGACGTTACAGAACGATAGAGCCAGTCTGGGAGGGTTACGGATACTCTGACCATACGTCCGTCTTTTTCTTCAACAATACGCCAAGCATCGATCAAACCAAAGCCTCTTGCTTCTCGTATTTTATCTGTTTCAATATTAGTTGTAATATAGGTTGAAGATAATCTATCAAGAGCATCTTTTGCTTTTTCATAATAACGACCATCAACGCCTCGATTTGTCGTTATAAGATAATCATAAATCGTAAAGTGAATGGTTCGGCTAATTTCTTTTTCTTCATAGATGGCTTGCATGAGTTTTGAGATGCAATAGATCCAAATATCTTTGTCATGGATCGTAGCCATTCCGTAGTTTTGATGAGGGGCTATGGTGATACTAAAATTATTATGTTCATATTTTCTAGTTTTAGTATCTCCAGCTTTTAAAGCAAATAAAGGGTGTTCCATACTGGCTATATCATCTTGGAACGTAATATTATTAAAAATATCTGCAATAAAGAAATCTGTTTCTTTATGTTTCTTTGGGGAAAGATGTTTCTTTTTTTGTTTTTTTTGTGTTGCTTCGCATTTATATTGAATGGTATTCTTAGCGTAAATCATTATTTTGCTTTCCGTGAAATGTTAGAAATATAATGGTTGTTAAAGGGCGGTTGTTATCAGCAACCGCCCTTTTTTATTCTGGTTAATACCATAGTGTAATTATAGAGAGAAAAGCAATAATTATTATCGTGACTTTACGAACCTTATTACGTGACTTTACGAACCTTATTACGTGACTTTACGAACCTTATTACGTGACTTTACGAACTTCTGTGGATAATTTATTGTTTATTTTCAATTGTTTATCTTGTGGATAATGATCCTTAATAATATATTAATAAATTTATAATAAGAAAAAACCTCTGTGAATTCTTTTTTACCCTTGTGGATAACTTACAAAAATACAAATAGGGAATTTAACTATTTCATTCTTAAACACAAAAATCTGTCATTATACAATTTTAATATAAGGTTCGATTTTTCATATAAATAATACTTTAAATACTCTTTAATCGTTCTACAGTGCATCTAAATAGTTTTTATATATAAGATGATATAAACTAACTTAAAATGCACTGTAAACGCTTTAAAATAGCATTTACGTGCATAATGGTAATTTAAATTATTGCTCAGGAAATAAAATATTCATCTTCTTTTCGTGCATCAGAAATACTAGATGAAATAAAAGCGTTTGATGATTGTATTAAAGATGCATTAGAAGAAGAATATGATCGAGTTTTTCCTCCTACTTCTACCGTTCTTAAAGCATCTTCTTTATTTTTAGCTTTTTTAACCCGTAACCAAATATTTTTGATTTGCGATGTAGAATAAGGTTCATTATGAATATTTTTAATCCCAAGTTCTTCAAACTTTACCGCAATAGTTTTCCAGTAATTGCGTCGATTATTAAAAATTTCATAATGCTTCATTAACCAATTATATATCGGTGAACGTTGCGGATTGGTTTTTACCATTTCTATATCATCGTCTTGTATAGAAAAATCAGACAGTTTATCAGTCATTCTCATCTCCAATTTTTGTTAATTCAAAAAACGTAAAGTGAGGTGATGCGACTGGGAAATATTTTTATTAAAAATATATAATTATGAAGTGATATGAGTTTTTATTAATTTTTTAGATTAATCTAAGTCATATCTAGGTCATACTTAGTTATGCTGTAATTATACTAAAGTTACGATATAATTAGAGATTAGTCACGCTATGGTCATATTAAGGTCGCACTATAGTTAAGGGTTTGGTAATATTATAGTCATTGCTAAGAGCTTATTATTTCTTGTCTACATATACCATTGCACCCTAATGCGTGCAGATTTTAAAAAATACAATAAGAATGTTATTCTACAATGAGCTGTTTTTTTATGGTTTATTGAATAAAATGAGGCGTTCGTTTTACTCACAAGAATAAACGCAATCTCCTAAAAAACGCCTCCATATTCCCTTATATCTGGGGCTAATTTAAGGACATACACCATACGCAAGCTAAAATTGCATTAACCTATTGATTTTATTATGTTCTATATTTTCCAAATAGTTTATTTGTTATACATTTGTATAACAAATCGCTCTGCAATCCTTATTTCTCAATAAAAATTGTCATATGTTTGTATGACATTAAAATAAAGAAAAATAATCTATTAAATTTCTATAAAAACTATGAAAAATTAAGCTTCATACAATACTTAAAAACAGCTTTACCCACATTTTTGTGGATAAGTGCAGCTATTGAAAGAGTTTCTTAAACCCTACCCAAAAACCTGTCTTAGAAGGTTCCGTGGTTTCTATTGGGTTGGTAGAGCCATTTTCTGGAGGCTCTGGCGTGATTTGCACTTCTTTGGAATAAATGGCCTCTTTTTTCTCTTGGCGATGCTCTAAAAGCTTCAACGCCGTTTTAAGACTATCTATCGTCTCTTGTTTGGCTTCTATTCTTTTTTCTTGTTCGTCTACTTTGACTTTTAAAATGGCTAATTCTTTTTCAAGTTCTTCTACTCTATTTTTTGTTTGAATTTTATCTGTTACATTATGTGTAACGTTATCTGTAATATCATGTAACTTTTGTTTATTTATTACATCTGTAACGTTGTAATCTTTTATGCTTCCATAAACTCTTAAAAGCTCTGATGTATCAATACCTATTTCATTTTTATCGCTGTTACATTTTGATAATCTACCTGTAACAATGTGACGA
This portion of the Commensalibacter nepenthis genome encodes:
- a CDS encoding M23 family metallopeptidase, with protein sequence MIISPPFLPDGDVSQSQSSDDFVESFMQLTGDGKFPVSDYFQWHGGVHLVAPEGNNKTKVPVRAIADGKVLYVRQPTPELDNKAGTVPHPQNHQGQEDWCDNGCVVIQHDTEIGEELAVTFYSIYMHLKSIEKTVTQGSDIHRKAKIGQAGQIYGVDGQIHFEIIADEENTKKFLGDLAFNAPSYYTNQYGCEKAFRAQDGRTDACFGSMYFYIPQGVSIYEQSIVEEDKVVHVVNKKTKKIINKTIKINKAVYLPKKQDNGTDITVGQNIYVEMAFDKGKCKFISYDADGKPLAGDPVITKGDSSYTDTVHEYNLYKASLALYPYKPTAGFEILRFGRVIGDEDLAEPATVTHFREIQTPKGKYWVDLNKSYIKKYSDADFPYWKGWGVVNDDTDGDGRCDSKIIGSIVSAKEQYDKRAMSKYGAYGKVIANDKKADYLLKENALASDVVQKKLKRIFYKFPTEWSMDKFDERYVWVKKDHFANDDQKFANFKAHVQSLAFWDEAGIPIDKNHWHFPPIEFIKHFRKCSWLSKYEIRQIIPKQVIRQSGKKYYWESNRHNDFLNDIYVNLNKTLRKYCIITPLRIASFLGNSIQETTWFSSLAEGNGENTRYAPYYGRGLLQLTWEDNYKIYATFIGASKNYDDLLSPLKDPAELKAADSGGVYWALKNANQYVDEKSHTLERVAQPCVSYVRKGVDKSAGTHIYYRSEAFWGAACIVNRGDVGTPIYNPKSINGFPDRCCAYSFGLAILTEMKFSDAQGKLLEFPEDRKQRGIKEER
- the trfA gene encoding replication initiator protein A, with amino-acid sequence MIYAKNTIQYKCEATQKKQKKKHLSPKKHKETDFFIADIFNNITFQDDIASMEHPLFALKAGDTKTRKYEHNNFSITIAPHQNYGMATIHDKDIWIYCISKLMQAIYEEKEISRTIHFTIYDYLITTNRGVDGRYYEKAKDALDRLSSTYITTNIETDKIREARGFGLIDAWRIVEEKDGRMVRVSVTLPDWLYRSVTSNQVLTISPDYFRLRKPLDRRIYELARKHCGSQKEWKIGLELLLKKTGSSQKLKVFRWSIKSLVTTNELPDYNVAYDLENDIVIFTQKHKLVDINSKTVFF